A single region of the Sciurus carolinensis chromosome 16, mSciCar1.2, whole genome shotgun sequence genome encodes:
- the Irx3 gene encoding iroquois-class homeodomain protein IRX-3 isoform X2: MSFPQLGYQYIRPLYPPERPGAAGGGSGSAGARGGPGAGASELTASGSLSNVLSSVYGAPYAAAAAAAAAAQGYGAFLPYAAELPIFPQLGAQYELKDSPGVQHPAAATAFPHPHPAFYPYGQYQFGDPSRPKNATRESTSTLKAWLNEHRKNPYPTKGEKIMLAIITKMTLTQVSTWFANARRRLKKENKMTWAPRSRTDEEGNAYGSEREEEDEEEDEEDGKRELELEEEELVGEEEDTGGEGLADDDEDEEIDLENLDGAAAGPELALSGAARRDGDLGLGPISDSKNSDSEDSTEGLEERPLPVLSLAPAPPPVSGTPPSPPSPPTGLDPCAPAPAPSSALQKPKIWSLAETATSPDNPRRSPPGTGGSPPGAAVAPPALQLSPAAAAAAAAAHRLVSAPLGKFPAWTNRPFPGPPPGARPHPLSLLGSAPQHLLGLPGAAGHPAAATAYARPTEPEGGTDRCSALEVEKKLLKTAFQPVPRRPQNHLDAALVLSALSSS, translated from the exons ATGTCCTTCCCCCAGCTCGGATACCAGTACATCCGCCCGCTCTACCCGCCCGAGCGCCCGGGAGCTGcaggcggcggcagcggcagcgcGGGGGCCCGGGGCGGACCCGGCGCGGGAGCCTCGGAGCTGACCGCCTCTGGGTCCCTATCCAATGTGCTCTCGTCCGTGTACGGGGCGCCCTACGCTGCGGCCGCTGCGGCTGCCGCCGCCGCCCAAGGCTACGGCGCCTTCCTGCCCTACGCCGCGGAGCTGCCCATCTTCCCGCAGCTG GGCGCGCAGTATGAGCTGAAGGACAGCCCTGGGGTGCAGCATCCGGCCGCGGCCACAGCGTTTCCGCACCCGCACCCCGCCTTCTATCCGTATGGCCAGTACCAGTTCGGGGACCCGTCCCGTCCCAAGAACGCTACCCGAGAGAGTACTAGCACGCTTAAGGCCTGGCTCAACGAGCACCGCAAAAACCCCTACCCCACCAAGGGCGAGAAGATCATGCTGGCCATCATCACCAAGATGACCCTCACCCAGGTGTCCACCTGGTTCGCCAATGCGCGCCGGCGTCTCAAGAAGGAGAACAAGATGACTTGGGCACCCCGCAGTCGTACCGATGAGGAGGGCAATGCTTACGGGAGCGAGCGGGAGGAGGAAGACGAAGAGGAGGACGAGGAAGATGGCAAACGCGAGCTGGAGCTAGAGGAGGAGGAGCtcgtgggggaggaggaggacacGGGGGGCGAGGGCCTGGCAGACGACGATGAAGACGAGGAGATCGATTTGGAGAACTTAGACGGCGCGGCTGCTGGGCCTGAACTGGCCCTGTCTGGGGCAGCGCGCAGGGACGGTGACCTAGGCCTGGGACCCATTTCGGACTCCAAAAATAGCGACTCAGAAGACAGCACCGAGGGCTTGGAGGAGCGGCCACTTCCAGTCCTGAGTCTGGCCCCAGCGCCACCGCCAGTGTCTGGGACTCCACCATCTCCTCCCTCGCCTCCCACAGGCCTAGACCCCTGCGCTCCGGCACCGGCTCCCTCGTCTGCCCTGCAGAAGCCCAAAATCTGGTCCCTGGCCGAGACGGCCACTAGCCCGGACAACCCGCGCCGCTCGCCTCCTGGCACGGGAGGTTCTCCTCCTGGGGCAGCCGTCGCACCCCCGGCTCTGCAGCTTTCTCCCGCAGCAGCCGCTGCCGCGGCCGCGGCTCACAGACTGGTCTCGGCGCCACTGGGCAAATTCCCCGCTTGGACCAACCGGCCGTTCCCAGGCCCGCCGCCCGGCGCACGCCCGCACCCTCTCTCCCTGCTCGGTTCGGCCCCTCAGCACCTGCTGGGACTTCCCGGAGCCGCTGGTCACCCGGCTGCCGCCACCGCCTACGCTCGACCCACGGAGCCCGAGGGCGGAACAG ATCGCTGTAGTGCCTTGGAAGTGGAGAAAAAGTTACTCAAGACAGCTTTCCAGCCGGTGCCCAGGCG GCCCCAGAACCACCTGGATGCCGCTCTGGTCTTATCGGCTCTCTCCTCATcctag
- the Irx3 gene encoding iroquois-class homeodomain protein IRX-3 isoform X3 produces the protein MSFPQLGYQYIRPLYPPERPGAAGGGSGSAGARGGPGAGASELTASGSLSNVLSSVYGAPYAAAAAAAAAAQGYGAFLPYAAELPIFPQLGAQYELKDSPGVQHPAAATAFPHPHPAFYPYGQYQFGDPSRPKNATRESTSTLKAWLNEHRKNPYPTKGEKIMLAIITKMTLTQVSTWFANARRRLKKENKMTWAPRSRTDEEGNAYGSEREEEDEEEDEEDGKRELELEEEELVGEEEDTGGEGLADDDEDEEIDLENLDGAAAGPELALSGAARRDGDLGLGPISDSKNSDSEDSTEGLEERPLPVLSLAPAPPPVSGTPPSPPSPPTGLDPCAPAPAPSSALQKPKIWSLAETATSPDNPRRSPPGTGGSPPGAAVAPPALQLSPAAAAAAAAAHRLVSAPLGKFPAWTNRPFPGPPPGARPHPLSLLGSAPQHLLGLPGAAGHPAAATAYARPTEPEGGTDRCSALEVEKKLLKTAFQPVPRRVQNQA, from the exons ATGTCCTTCCCCCAGCTCGGATACCAGTACATCCGCCCGCTCTACCCGCCCGAGCGCCCGGGAGCTGcaggcggcggcagcggcagcgcGGGGGCCCGGGGCGGACCCGGCGCGGGAGCCTCGGAGCTGACCGCCTCTGGGTCCCTATCCAATGTGCTCTCGTCCGTGTACGGGGCGCCCTACGCTGCGGCCGCTGCGGCTGCCGCCGCCGCCCAAGGCTACGGCGCCTTCCTGCCCTACGCCGCGGAGCTGCCCATCTTCCCGCAGCTG GGCGCGCAGTATGAGCTGAAGGACAGCCCTGGGGTGCAGCATCCGGCCGCGGCCACAGCGTTTCCGCACCCGCACCCCGCCTTCTATCCGTATGGCCAGTACCAGTTCGGGGACCCGTCCCGTCCCAAGAACGCTACCCGAGAGAGTACTAGCACGCTTAAGGCCTGGCTCAACGAGCACCGCAAAAACCCCTACCCCACCAAGGGCGAGAAGATCATGCTGGCCATCATCACCAAGATGACCCTCACCCAGGTGTCCACCTGGTTCGCCAATGCGCGCCGGCGTCTCAAGAAGGAGAACAAGATGACTTGGGCACCCCGCAGTCGTACCGATGAGGAGGGCAATGCTTACGGGAGCGAGCGGGAGGAGGAAGACGAAGAGGAGGACGAGGAAGATGGCAAACGCGAGCTGGAGCTAGAGGAGGAGGAGCtcgtgggggaggaggaggacacGGGGGGCGAGGGCCTGGCAGACGACGATGAAGACGAGGAGATCGATTTGGAGAACTTAGACGGCGCGGCTGCTGGGCCTGAACTGGCCCTGTCTGGGGCAGCGCGCAGGGACGGTGACCTAGGCCTGGGACCCATTTCGGACTCCAAAAATAGCGACTCAGAAGACAGCACCGAGGGCTTGGAGGAGCGGCCACTTCCAGTCCTGAGTCTGGCCCCAGCGCCACCGCCAGTGTCTGGGACTCCACCATCTCCTCCCTCGCCTCCCACAGGCCTAGACCCCTGCGCTCCGGCACCGGCTCCCTCGTCTGCCCTGCAGAAGCCCAAAATCTGGTCCCTGGCCGAGACGGCCACTAGCCCGGACAACCCGCGCCGCTCGCCTCCTGGCACGGGAGGTTCTCCTCCTGGGGCAGCCGTCGCACCCCCGGCTCTGCAGCTTTCTCCCGCAGCAGCCGCTGCCGCGGCCGCGGCTCACAGACTGGTCTCGGCGCCACTGGGCAAATTCCCCGCTTGGACCAACCGGCCGTTCCCAGGCCCGCCGCCCGGCGCACGCCCGCACCCTCTCTCCCTGCTCGGTTCGGCCCCTCAGCACCTGCTGGGACTTCCCGGAGCCGCTGGTCACCCGGCTGCCGCCACCGCCTACGCTCGACCCACGGAGCCCGAGGGCGGAACAG ATCGCTGTAGTGCCTTGGAAGTGGAGAAAAAGTTACTCAAGACAGCTTTCCAGCCGGTGCCCAGGCG TGTCCAGAATCAGGCATAG
- the Irx3 gene encoding iroquois-class homeodomain protein IRX-3 isoform X1: MSFPQLGYQYIRPLYPPERPGAAGGGSGSAGARGGPGAGASELTASGSLSNVLSSVYGAPYAAAAAAAAAAQGYGAFLPYAAELPIFPQLGAQYELKDSPGVQHPAAATAFPHPHPAFYPYGQYQFGDPSRPKNATRESTSTLKAWLNEHRKNPYPTKGEKIMLAIITKMTLTQVSTWFANARRRLKKENKMTWAPRSRTDEEGNAYGSEREEEDEEEDEEDGKRELELEEEELVGEEEDTGGEGLADDDEDEEIDLENLDGAAAGPELALSGAARRDGDLGLGPISDSKNSDSEDSTEGLEERPLPVLSLAPAPPPVSGTPPSPPSPPTGLDPCAPAPAPSSALQKPKIWSLAETATSPDNPRRSPPGTGGSPPGAAVAPPALQLSPAAAAAAAAAHRLVSAPLGKFPAWTNRPFPGPPPGARPHPLSLLGSAPQHLLGLPGAAGHPAAATAYARPTEPEGGTDRCSALEVEKKLLKTAFQPVPRREYREEKSGSDQKETRKGS; the protein is encoded by the exons ATGTCCTTCCCCCAGCTCGGATACCAGTACATCCGCCCGCTCTACCCGCCCGAGCGCCCGGGAGCTGcaggcggcggcagcggcagcgcGGGGGCCCGGGGCGGACCCGGCGCGGGAGCCTCGGAGCTGACCGCCTCTGGGTCCCTATCCAATGTGCTCTCGTCCGTGTACGGGGCGCCCTACGCTGCGGCCGCTGCGGCTGCCGCCGCCGCCCAAGGCTACGGCGCCTTCCTGCCCTACGCCGCGGAGCTGCCCATCTTCCCGCAGCTG GGCGCGCAGTATGAGCTGAAGGACAGCCCTGGGGTGCAGCATCCGGCCGCGGCCACAGCGTTTCCGCACCCGCACCCCGCCTTCTATCCGTATGGCCAGTACCAGTTCGGGGACCCGTCCCGTCCCAAGAACGCTACCCGAGAGAGTACTAGCACGCTTAAGGCCTGGCTCAACGAGCACCGCAAAAACCCCTACCCCACCAAGGGCGAGAAGATCATGCTGGCCATCATCACCAAGATGACCCTCACCCAGGTGTCCACCTGGTTCGCCAATGCGCGCCGGCGTCTCAAGAAGGAGAACAAGATGACTTGGGCACCCCGCAGTCGTACCGATGAGGAGGGCAATGCTTACGGGAGCGAGCGGGAGGAGGAAGACGAAGAGGAGGACGAGGAAGATGGCAAACGCGAGCTGGAGCTAGAGGAGGAGGAGCtcgtgggggaggaggaggacacGGGGGGCGAGGGCCTGGCAGACGACGATGAAGACGAGGAGATCGATTTGGAGAACTTAGACGGCGCGGCTGCTGGGCCTGAACTGGCCCTGTCTGGGGCAGCGCGCAGGGACGGTGACCTAGGCCTGGGACCCATTTCGGACTCCAAAAATAGCGACTCAGAAGACAGCACCGAGGGCTTGGAGGAGCGGCCACTTCCAGTCCTGAGTCTGGCCCCAGCGCCACCGCCAGTGTCTGGGACTCCACCATCTCCTCCCTCGCCTCCCACAGGCCTAGACCCCTGCGCTCCGGCACCGGCTCCCTCGTCTGCCCTGCAGAAGCCCAAAATCTGGTCCCTGGCCGAGACGGCCACTAGCCCGGACAACCCGCGCCGCTCGCCTCCTGGCACGGGAGGTTCTCCTCCTGGGGCAGCCGTCGCACCCCCGGCTCTGCAGCTTTCTCCCGCAGCAGCCGCTGCCGCGGCCGCGGCTCACAGACTGGTCTCGGCGCCACTGGGCAAATTCCCCGCTTGGACCAACCGGCCGTTCCCAGGCCCGCCGCCCGGCGCACGCCCGCACCCTCTCTCCCTGCTCGGTTCGGCCCCTCAGCACCTGCTGGGACTTCCCGGAGCCGCTGGTCACCCGGCTGCCGCCACCGCCTACGCTCGACCCACGGAGCCCGAGGGCGGAACAG ATCGCTGTAGTGCCTTGGAAGTGGAGAAAAAGTTACTCAAGACAGCTTTCCAGCCGGTGCCCAGGCG GGAATACAGGGAGGAAAAATCAGGGTCCGATCAAAAGGAGACAAGAAAGGGGAGCTAG